Genomic DNA from Scatophagus argus isolate fScaArg1 chromosome 15, fScaArg1.pri, whole genome shotgun sequence:
ATTACTGCAGCATAGGTGGAGCAGCCATCTGACCGACCTGATTTCTTGGTGATACTCACACCCTCATAAACATTTCTGACTTCTTCAAGCTTCCTCGAGCACATTTATGGTCGGATATTTTGGCTGATCGAGATGCTTTCGAGAAGACTGACGGCGAGCGTGAAAACCTCGTGCACTGATCAGGTCGAGTGGACCTTTTGTTCTGCAGTCGCAAATATTTATGAGTGGGAAATGGCTACAACTCTACACCACTCAACTAGAGCTGCAACTAGTGACTATTTTTGAATCTGCTGTTCGTTATTTGAATTAATCAATGAAGCTTTTGGTGTACTATAACAAAAAGCTACcttcaaattcaattcaatttggTTTTGTCTGACAGTTtgcccaaaacccaaagatattcagtttattaacacataaagcctaaaaaaaaaagcaccaaatcCTCACAACGGAGGAGAGTTTCTGGCATTGTTGCTCGAAAAATGACTCAAATTAATCATCTATTATCAAATCAGTCGCGACTTAATTTTCAGTGGATGGATTCATTGACTACTTGTTTCAGTTCTTTGCATCACACTTCACTGTCAGCACGTGCTGGCATCACTCTTAAAAACCAAACTGTTTGACAGTCATTTCAGGCCACCGCGGACTTCCAGCACGCAGCATAATGAAAGTCTACACACCAGTCACTTCCGTTCAGTGATCATCGAGATCAGATGAAGGCATTTGATCACTACATTCAGATGCAGACAAGAAACCAGGTTAGAGATAGTCATCGGGTTAAGACAGGAAGTCGGAGGACACGTGTATGTGCACTGCAACAGCTTACTTTAAACTTGGCATTCacatgcagctggtcaggaatCTGATTTTTACTCCTCTATCTGCTAAGTTTTTATGAACAAAGCCTGGTGCATGCTAGTAAGATGTGAAGCCACATCTTGACACGATTTTGTCCAGGTTGGGTACAAGGTCAGGGTTTACAACAGCAAGATGTCAGGCTCAACCAGCAGAAATGTGACTTCAAATCCAGTATTTCTCTGTTACATGAAATATGAACTACTATAAAACATGTTTAGGAATCACATATTAGGCATTTATcacttaaaaacacattcattgtGCTATATCAGAAGTGCGCGGGTGTGAACTGATCAAATTTGACTGACAGTGAGTGAATAACACGCCGCCTGTCATCAGACTGTGATTCAGCTCTTGCTAAATCCTGTCCACTTAAAACAAGCGAGGAGCACAcggacaaaaaaaagacaatttcagTTCCCTCTCGTACGGAAAAAaagctgtactgtactgtgtgacACAAGATATTTTAATAGCAATGCAGGTTTTTGGTGTGAGACAGattggtgtgcatgtgtgggttgGAAGAAAACCTCGACTCGAGTCAGGCAAAAGCAAAACCCCGTCGATTTTCTGATAAACGTGGAGAGCCGCTGCCCTGTTAGTGAGTGTGGATGGTTCTGCTGCGCTCACCATTATGTCTCCTTTGCACTCGTACAAACAATGGTGGGCTAATTCCTGATTGGTTCCTCCTCCACAGAAAGCACTGGAGCAGGCCAGGTGCATGAGGTcttccactgaaacacacacacacacacacacacacacacacacggacggATCGTGAGCAACAGCGGAAAAAAGTACGCTTTTCTTAATTGTTATTTTGCATACGGCGGTGACAATATTATCTTAAACTTGAACAGTAGAGGATGAGTGGCAAAACCTTGCAATTAGAaggttttaaacatttaacGGTAGCATGTGTGTAGTTTTATAGTCTTACTGTTTCTCATTATGTGAGATCAGCGATAATCCCAAACAACAACTTGATGAAAATACAAGCTTGTAAGTTTGTAATGTAGGAAGAATTAAGAAATAATTTCCTGCTTGAGACATCATACATTGCAACAGTGTGAGGGTCAGTCATTGAACACACTGCATACACGGTGATAACAGAAAATTACTTCTGTGTTTCACAACAAGGAAATGACAAATGTACGTctgagaataaaaataaagggaaGTCAAGTACTTTCCTGTCGATTCATATACAAAAGATCTTAAAACGAACATACACAGCAAATCCTGCTCCTGCACCAACAATGTAATGATGTCACAGTAATGAAATACTGCATTGTGGTACTTCTTACCTTTAGCCTGGAAGTCAGGATTTTCctccagttcagtcagaggAGCCCAGACCAGTTCTGCACGATGCTGATCCAGCTCGACAGCTGACCGCTGCCTCAGCTCTGGCACCTCCGCCTGGTATCGCGACCCGATATTTATCCGTCTGGGAACGGGACATCAGTGTGAGCAACGAGATCTGAATTTGATCTATTCAAAATTCATCAAGGGCCCCCTTTGCTATGAAGAGGTTTTTATTCGTGctcaaacatttcagtcaagACATCATGTAACATCAATAGCCGATTCCTTTTAAGAGCAAAgctcctgttttatttatattttgatttcTTGGTTTTTCCTCCTGCCTTGATCTTTAAATAGTCACAGGAAGACTGTTGAGGCAATCAGGCACCGAGAACAACAATTCCAGCAGTGTTTTGAATCTGAGCTTGTTATGCAGGCCTCTTGTGCTCTTAgcataatgaataaaatgcaaatcCATTTCAAAATTTGCATCTTAAACAGACGGCACTTATTAAATTCGCTGAGTCAAAAGTAAACGGATCCTCACCCTGCTGCGGGACCACGTTCAAGTAGGAAGAGAGGCTCACAATCCAGCAAAAGCATGCATCTCTTTGGTTGTACATGTCAACTGAAACCAGATACCTCAGTGCTACAGTTGTAAAACTCAGTATTTCcaactctctctgtgtgtgtgtgtgtgtgtgtgtgtgtgtatgctggcAGCCTCTACCAGGGAAGGTGGGCTGCTCAAAGTTCAACTGCGAGGGCTCTTGTGTGTTTGGGAGTACACCAGGCTGAGCTAAAAGCATGAGTTATGGGATGCCTCACTGGCTTGTTCCTGGCTAACTGCTGAACTGCTTGCACAACGCACCACCATAAACTGTACCTCACAGTCGAACTGCATAAACGAATCCTTGGCAAATAGATCAACGGCTAAAAACTTCTCTATTGCTCTAAAATTCATAAATATCCAGGCTACCAGTTGCTGTGTTAACATTTATTAACTGCTGAAGATCTTGTTGTTTACATGCGCTGCTGATATACTGCATTCAAGTTTACATGagaatgaattttaaatgtaccacccaacattttcatgaaatcaaaACCCATTTTTTGATATTAGTtaaggtaatttttttttgcagtagcCAGAGTGTGCCACTCAAACTCTAAATAAAGCTTGTAATCCTACATAATTTCATCTCACTGATATCAACCCCACTgttcacacagttcacacagtgTCAGAGCTGGATTAAGTTACTAATAATGCAAGATTTTAGTGTCGGGCAGCCAAAGCAGACACAGTACATTTTACCAACATTAACGCCAACCACAGCTAACAAAAAATGTGTCTACGGAGTCATGTTTTTTGACAGTCAGTCAATTCTAATTGCAAAAACTCCTTAGCAAGGTATCAGGTCAGATTGCAGTTGCAGTTATTATTCACCCACTTCCTCATTAAAACAATGAGAGTCTGTTTGGATGTGCTGTAATCAGATACATCAGTTGCTCTTCTGTTGTATCTCTGACAAAGTAGCTGCTCAGTGACTGCGGTATTGAACTGCACTTACTGTTGCCGCGGTAACCACAAGTATCCCCAACGAGGATTGAAATCTTGAGGATTACAACTAATATCCATAAAAGCAATCTCGGTCAAACAAGCATCTGCCTATCAGTTTGAACCGACATTACTCGTACATGAAACAAAACCTCTCTGCGTGTGTATGTTAAAAAAAGCATGGACACACTTACATCCATTAGCTTTAAAAGAGCTTTACGGCTTTCATTTGACGGTTAATATGGAATTCTTATGACAGGATGCTCTTTTATTGAGAGAGACATCAGGCTGCATAGTTAGATCTGAATGCTGTGATGTGGATGACAGGGCAAAGCATTCcagtggtggagaggagggCGGCTTAAAGGGTGGGTTTACAACTTCAACAAGTTCGTGTTCTCTTTCAAGACATTTCATGATTCAGCCCTGTGTTATGgtttgattaattgattacaGAACTACTACCCCAGCTATGATAATGCATGCTTTGGAGTGGCCATATAATCTCTCTGAAAATGACACACCAGTCCCAAAGCCACCCTCTTTAAAAAGGCAGAAGATGATGAATTGGGGATGTTGAAAGGGAAATACTCACGGCTCAATGCTGACTGGAGTGGCCTCGCTCATAGCAGACAGAACTGGTGGTGTGATGTCGCAGCTGTCTAAAGGAGCAGTGACACAAAACGCACTCAGTGATATTATCAAAAAGGTTTATTTACCACAGTTTAAAAGTCCTGTGGATAATTCAGGGAAGTTTTTCAAactctttttatgtttttacttacTGGAGCGCAACAGGCTGCGTGTTGCTGACTTGGGGGTTGCAGGAGGTGGTAGGCCCTGGCtggtggctgcagcagctgcgGCGGAGGACAAGAAAGTGGAGAAGTAGAGGCCAGAGCCCTCACGAACAGGGCTGAGGATTGGCGGAGGTGTGTAGGGAGGCATGGTGAGGGGGTTGTCGGCGAGGCGAACGGGGGAACGTAAGTGGCTCTGGTAGGGTGTGATGCTCGAGTAGACAGGAGGGGCGATGAATAAACCAGGTTTGGGTGGCGGGATGAAGAGAGGCTCGGGCCGGGGACGCCGTTTGGACTTTTTGCCGTCATCATCTTTGTCTCCCTCAGCTCCTCCGTTCtggtgagaaaagaaaaatttatGAGGCGAATTTGACACAAAAGTTTCTGTAAGCACGGTGATACATCACTTTTATTAAACACAAGGAACACAAAAACTCAACTCAGCTGTTATGTGTACTGTGACATACAGttggctttgtgtttatttattaagaGAAATccaagagagaaagaacaaggCGCCTCAGCCCTGTACGTACTCGATGGTACATAATGTACAGTGTGGCAGTGCTAAACCCCGATAATCTTCTTCATCTGGGACAGGGCAACCAGTTCACCAAATCCCCCCCCAAATGAAACGGGGAAAGGGAGGAAAGTATGGACGACTGAAATGGGGGCAGGGGAGACACGGAGCATGGGTGGGGGGAAGGGAGTGTGCGCTGGCAGGGCGATGTGGCATAAATGCAAGGATTTAATAGCTGGAGTTCAGACAGGCTGGAAACAGACTGAGGGAGACAGTGGAAGACATCCTTACTACCAAGccattctttttaaatatattctGACAATGATGTATGTTGAAGTATAAAATTCTAGACTGTCATCAAAGCACATcaactgcattaaaaaaatgtggATCCACCTGCTCTGAGCTCTCTGACAAGGAGTTCCTGAGTGAACGTCTCCGGGTGACGATGACCGAAGGCTTGTGGTCGGCACGGCCAAGTTCCTGGGGGTTTGCAGGTCTGGGGGGCCAGCTGGAGGCCAGGTCTGCTTCATCTCTATCAGGAGAAGAGGGTTCCTGCCTTCGAACTGGAACAGACACAGGGATGACAAGCGGAAGAAGGCTGTCGTCTCGAGGCCGCTTGGTGTTCAGACCCTCTGAGTCAGCGGGACTCCACGGCCTGTGGGGCTCCTATTAAAAAGACAGTGACTGAGATGTGACAAGGCTTCTTGGTTTTTGCGCTTCATATAAAACATCAAGAGCAtatgcaaatgtgaaaaagtgtaGGCGGCAGTTAACTGTCAATGTATAGAAAAAGCCCAACGTCAATGGGGGAGTATTCTGTTTCCCAATACCTTTAGGGACCCgtcagtcagacaaaacaagaaactatAAGAGGCACAAATGATTCACATAGAAAGAAATGATCTGATTAATtactaataaaataatcattaattattaattacaaTCCTGTCCACAACTTCAAAATTACATCCTTCCGTCCAAGAACTGACTTGTGATagtcaaaaacaaatgtgaagcaAAACTCAAAGACAGATCTATCATGCTGCTGTTTCCTATAGATGCAACACGTGAAATTGCAGCTCACACTGTCACTTTCAGGTGACACAATTTCAAATACATGAACCTGGGTAGCTGATATGGTGCACTACAAAACTGGTGCAAAGAATGACAGCCTCTTATAGCTTATTTAACGGTTGCTTAGTTTCCCAGCTTACAATGCCACAGCACATTAAAACTTAAACTAAAATTTACTTACTAGGGCAGGCTGCCAAATTCTAATCAATGCAGTAAATGAGAAAACCTAAAACATTATTACTAACCccacaaaaaaatgcaacatgaaGAGAAAATTCCGTCAATACTCAAATGGAGAGTTAACAGATTGGTCGATACAGCCTTAAAAAAAGCCTGGGATGTATTACTGGGAGaagaatgcaaacacaaacaatgaactgctgtgaaaaatttaaaatctgaCCACATCTTTCTGTGAAAGTATGTCTGCACCTTGATACAGTGCTGTTAGGTGCAGTACATGGGTGACAGAGATTACATACATGTTAAAGGAACCATCTCCAAAAacattcttcacatttcttCTCTGAGAAACCATAATGAGTGGGCCTGTTTGCTTTACAGCCGCAATCAGCTCGAGAGCAACTTCAAAGCTGATCTGAACTACCACATCACAGGCCAGTTGAAGGCAGATGCATTCTGTCACTGCATACTGCATCTTCGTGGGCAGAGAGGAGCGCTGCAATGTGGCTACACTGGATCTGTGCTCATAACTGCTGGTGGAAAACTCCAGCCCTTCTCTCCACCAGAACGGTGGAGAGATATTCTGCTGAGCACTGCATGCAGGGCAACCCTGCACCCCTCCCTCTatagaggggggggggggcaagcgAGGCCAGGCTGGAGTTTCTCTCCTTTGATGGGATGGGGGGAGGTGTGTAGGCATGTAACCAAACACACTGTCTGTATGATCAGCTACCCGTGAGGCGAATCCAGGGCACAGCCATGCTGAACTATAGACATACTGACTCAGTGCTGTTTGGCAACAGAACTTGTTGCACAATCAAGACATTCAGCACATAAACATAGATAAGTGCATGACTTCACATGCTACAGCAAGAGCAATTTATCAGGCTTGTTTGCTGACGTTAGAGAGGGCTGAGAAGTCACATATGAAGCTGTTTGTAAAGTATATATTTACCCTGTGACAATATTCACAATGCAAAGTCTTGTTTTAGCTACAGTTTTCCCACAATGCTATGGTGTATACTTGGTTGGGTGTTGATTACATTCAGCATCTCTTCCAGCAACACGTTAATCACAAACAACACCAGTTTTGGCACAGTTTTCCTGGCAGTTGCGTTAGGCTGATTGTTCCAGTTTTCATTCTTGCTCTGGGAGCTAAAGTCCCACTGCAATTATACCCCAGGATAACACtagaaaaatagatttttagCTCTCTCTGAGATATTCACAATTAAGGCTCCCAGCTTGTAACGACAAGTTCATGGATAAACTGCAATGCAATCACTGGGATTCAGAACACTCAGTTCCTCTCTGCTAAAGGTTATTAACGTGGTTCTTTTGCTTGAGAGGAAACAGCTGTGAAACAGATGACTGAATATAAGAACAAGGaaaagaacaaggaacacagaAAGACGTGGAAAAGGAGAggcatggaaagaaaaaagaaaaagatagcAAGACAACAAAGGAACATTTGGACAGTCTTAAAAGTGAACTGAGCACTTACATGTGACGGCAGAGATTCCATTTCTGAGGCCTTCTGAGCAAGGGTCTCCAGGTTGACCTCCTGGGACACCCTGCGTTTCCTGCGTGTGCTCTGGATTACTCCTGTGGGGGCTGCCTGGATGTCACGGGCCCCTTGCTGGGAGCCCTGTGGCCCTGGGACAGCCTGTTCTGAAGAGACCGGGAGAAAAGGGTTGTCGGATGGTGCCCCACCTTCCTTGGAGAGCCGTCGTGATCTGCGGAGATGCGTTTGGGACTGGAGTTGCGTCTGTGATTGTGACTGGGACAGGGGCTCAGACTGGAGAGGGGGCTGTAGCGGATCTGAAGGCTGCTGTGGTTCTGGGGTGATGTCCTGGATAATTGGTTCCTGTATCTTTGGGGGAGCCGGGGCAGAGGACTCCTGTGAGTGTACCACCACCGGCTGTGGATGTGGGTGAGGGTGTGCATTTTGTGCACCTGGGTAATAGTCAAGCACATGAGGGTTTTGTTGTTGCAACTGCTGATGTTGCATTTGCTGCTGAATTTggagctgttgctgctgttgttgctgctgtatcttttgttgctgctgctcgTGCTGtatttgttgctgctgctgctgtagctgttgCTGTACATGCTGTTGATGCTGAAtgatttgttgttgctgtatcTGTTGATGGTGCTGTTGCTGAATTTGCTGCTGGATTATGtgatgttgttgctgctgctgctgttgctggcgTATTTGCTCTtgcttctgcagctgctgcaatTGGTGTGGGGGTTTTGCTTGTGTTGCGTAGATAGGTGGGTTAGGAAGGGTTGTTCTGTTCCCTTGAAAGGTCTGGTAGTAGGCTGGCAGGTGCTGCTTGGGCTGACCAAAGGCCAACTGGAAGGGCTGCAAAACTGAGCTTCCTCCTGGGTGGgatgtgctgtgctgctgagtgTTCAGTGCTCCAGGTTTCAAGGTCTCCTGAAAGGCCtgggactgctgctgctgctgctcccagtCCAGTCGACTCTTAACTGCATCCCTGTATGCTTCAACTGCAGGGTTAGGCAACttgtctgcagctctgttgGGGGGCTGCTGATGAGTCTGTAAGCCAGAAGTCTCGTGTATCGACTTTGCAAATGCATTCGGGGTCCTTGAGTCTGTTAAATTAACTCCTCCCATGTAATTAGAAATGTTTTGTCCCCAGTTAGACATGGTATTCCAGGACGCAGCTCTCTGCTGGGACAGAGATGGCTGCTGCTGACTCGGCTCCTGGTGGGCCCACTTCATAGGTACAGTCTGCTGATAGTGACCCCTGCTCTGGTCACCCTTATCTGGGCTGAATATGACAGAACTGAGGAAC
This window encodes:
- the mideasb gene encoding mitotic deacetylase-associated SANT domain protein isoform X2; translated protein: MPVMSVPAQQKPSTKRTGKRITFFNEQSVAMKETSQHPEGSYYVPGGTASDPGQSEAASTVTSNPEGPHMFLSSVIFSPDKGDQSRGHYQQTVPMKWAHQEPSQQQPSLSQQRAASWNTMSNWGQNISNYMGGVNLTDSRTPNAFAKSIHETSGLQTHQQPPNRAADKLPNPAVEAYRDAVKSRLDWEQQQQQSQAFQETLKPGALNTQQHSTSHPGGSSVLQPFQLAFGQPKQHLPAYYQTFQGNRTTLPNPPIYATQAKPPHQLQQLQKQEQIRQQQQQQQQHHIIQQQIQQQHHQQIQQQQIIQHQQHVQQQLQQQQQQIQHEQQQQKIQQQQQQQQLQIQQQMQHQQLQQQNPHVLDYYPGAQNAHPHPHPQPVVVHSQESSAPAPPKIQEPIIQDITPEPQQPSDPLQPPLQSEPLSQSQSQTQLQSQTHLRRSRRLSKEGGAPSDNPFLPVSSEQAVPGPQGSQQGARDIQAAPTGVIQSTRRKRRVSQEVNLETLAQKASEMESLPSHEPHRPWSPADSEGLNTKRPRDDSLLPLVIPVSVPVRRQEPSSPDRDEADLASSWPPRPANPQELGRADHKPSVIVTRRRSLRNSLSESSEQNGGAEGDKDDDGKKSKRRPRPEPLFIPPPKPGLFIAPPVYSSITPYQSHLRSPVRLADNPLTMPPYTPPPILSPVREGSGLYFSTFLSSAAAAAATSQGLPPPATPKSATRSLLRSNSCDITPPVLSAMSEATPVSIEPRINIGSRYQAEVPELRQRSAVELDQHRAELVWAPLTELEENPDFQAKVEDLMHLACSSAFCGGGTNQELAHHCLYECKGDIMAALSLLMLKNPIFPKSHNLAKYHYSGSDSWTAVERRQFNKGITAYKKDFFMVQKQVITKSVAQCVEFYYTYKKQVKIGRNGTLMYGEAEPLESRTTEEEMDHKGSHRLEPQQEEDSRKWEGSADRKQEVGPTRVAHTLHSTQNPGTVLIMKGQEDVGRDAPLSRVIHPPHPPPPSTKSRYDSNARRTSPSTGNKGAAGQEGEFPCKKCGRIFYKVKSRSAHMKSHAEQEKKAAALRQKEAEERAAAKAAAEAAALLAARQQNGTRQLGGDSTNDDSSDGEDEDDEDWQ
- the mideasb gene encoding mitotic deacetylase-associated SANT domain protein isoform X1; its protein translation is MPVMSVPAQQKPSTKRTGKRITFFNEQSVAMKETSQHPEGSYYVPGGTASDPGQSEAASTVTSNPEGPHMFLSSVIFSPDKGDQSRGHYQQTVPMKWAHQEPSQQQPSLSQQRAASWNTMSNWGQNISNYMGGVNLTDSRTPNAFAKSIHETSGLQTHQQPPNRAADKLPNPAVEAYRDAVKSRLDWEQQQQQSQAFQETLKPGALNTQQHSTSHPGGSSVLQPFQLAFGQPKQHLPAYYQTFQGNRTTLPNPPIYATQAKPPHQLQQLQKQEQIRQQQQQQQQHHIIQQQIQQQHHQQIQQQQIIQHQQHVQQQLQQQQQQIQHEQQQQKIQQQQQQQQLQIQQQMQHQQLQQQNPHVLDYYPGAQNAHPHPHPQPVVVHSQESSAPAPPKIQEPIIQDITPEPQQPSDPLQPPLQSEPLSQSQSQTQLQSQTHLRRSRRLSKEGGAPSDNPFLPVSSEQAVPGPQGSQQGARDIQAAPTGVIQSTRRKRRVSQEVNLETLAQKASEMESLPSHEPHRPWSPADSEGLNTKRPRDDSLLPLVIPVSVPVRRQEPSSPDRDEADLASSWPPRPANPQELGRADHKPSVIVTRRRSLRNSLSESSEQNGGAEGDKDDDGKKSKRRPRPEPLFIPPPKPGLFIAPPVYSSITPYQSHLRSPVRLADNPLTMPPYTPPPILSPVREGSGLYFSTFLSSAAAAAATSQGLPPPATPKSATRSLLRSNSCDITPPVLSAMSEATPVSIEPRINIGSRYQAEVPELRQRSAVELDQHRAELVWAPLTELEENPDFQAKVEDLMHLACSSAFCGGGTNQELAHHCLYECKGDIMAALSLLMLKNPIFPKSHNLAKYHYSGSDSWTAVERRQFNKGITAYKKDFFMVQKQVITKSVAQCVEFYYTYKKQVKIGRNGTLMYGEAEPLESRTTEEEMDHKQGSHRLEPQQEEDSRKWEGSADRKQEVGPTRVAHTLHSTQNPGTVLIMKGQEDVGRDAPLSRVIHPPHPPPPSTKSRYDSNARRTSPSTGNKGAAGQEGEFPCKKCGRIFYKVKSRSAHMKSHAEQEKKAAALRQKEAEERAAAKAAAEAAALLAARQQNGTRQLGGDSTNDDSSDGEDEDDEDWQ